A single genomic interval of Oryza sativa Japonica Group chromosome 7, ASM3414082v1 harbors:
- the LOC4344051 gene encoding peroxidase 2 precursor, whose product MAAARVAMWVACVLAMAAACQGRLRVGYYKRKCAPAEYVVRAVVGNAVRQNPGVGAGIVRMFFHDCFVQGCDASVLLDPTAANPQPEKLGPPNFPSLRGFEVIDAAKAAVEKACPGVVSCADIIAFAARDASFFLSGGGISYRIPAGRLDGRVSLANETLAFLPPPVFNLTQLVASFQAKGLDADDMVTLSGAHTIGRSHCSSFADRLSPPSDMDPGLAAALRSKCPASPNFTDDPTVAQDAVTPDRMDRQYYRNVLDRKVLFDSDAALLASRPTAAMVARNAAARGRWERRFARAMVKMGGIEVKTAANGEIRRMCRVVNE is encoded by the exons atggcggcggctagggttgcGATGTGGGTGGCGTGCGTgttggcaatggcggcggcgtgccagGGGCGGCTTAGGGTTGGGTACTACAAGCGGAAGTGCGCGCCGGCGGAGTACGTCGTCAGGGCCGTCGTCGGCAACGCCGTCCGCCAGAAccccggcgtcggcgccggcatcGTCCGCATGttcttccacgactgcttcgtccaG GGGTGTGACGCGTCGGTGCTGCTcgacccgacggcggcgaacccgcAGCCGGAGAAGCTCGGCCCACCGAACTTCCCCAGCCTGCGGGGGTTCGAGGTGATCgacgcggcgaaggcggcggtggagaaggccTGCCCGGGcgtcgtctcctgcgccgacatcaTCGCGTTCGCGGCGCGCGACGCCTCCTTCTTCcttagcggcggcggcatcagctACCGCATCCCCGCGGGGAGGCTCGACGGACGCGTCTCCCTCGCCAACGAGACGCTCgcgttcctcccgccgccggtgttCAACCTCACCCAGCTCGTCGccagcttccaggcgaagggcCTCGACGCCGACGACATGGTCACCCTCTCCGGCGCGCACACCATCGGCCGCTCCCACTGCTCCTCCTTCGCCgaccgcctctcgccgccgtcggacATGGaccccggcctcgccgccgcgctccggaGCAAGTGCCCGGCGAGCCCCAACTTCACCGACGACCCGACGGTGGCGCAGGACGCGGTGACGCCGGACAGGATGGACAGGCAGTACTACCGGAACGTGCTCGACAGGAAGGTGCTGTTCGACTCCGACGCCGCGCTGCTGGCgtcgcggccgacggcggcgatggtggcgcggaacgcggcggcgcgcgggaggtgggagaggaggttcGCGAGGGCGATGGTGAAGATGGGCGGGATCGAGGTCAAGACCGCCGCCAATGGCGAGATCAGGAGGATGTGCAGGGTTGTCAACGAGTAA